The window AAAGAGTTGACTGACATTGTTGTGTGAAAACGTAGGCTAGAGGATTGTAATAGAACATGGGGGGAAATGACAAATGAATCCGTCTACTGTAAATCACATTCCTGTTTTGAAGTTTCACTTCTATtggaaatagtgtgtgtgtgcgtgtgttggtgTGGTATGAATGTGTGTGCCTATATGTGTAAGTGTGCGCATGCATGTGTAGACTATAAGCTTGTTCCAAACAACCCCACAATCTagcgcacactcacacactacccTAGTGAGAAGAGAGACCAAGGGTAAATTATGAGCGATTAGCCCGATTACCACCACCTCCCGCCGCCTCGGATGTGGGGCACACAgtttggaggtggaggggggcTAATTGACAATTCACCAGCCTCTTGGCACAAGGAGCTATCATGCCAAATTGACTTAGGTCTCAGGGCATCTGCCGATAATGTACTTTTCAGGGGTTTGAAACACCAAGACCGTTCATCAGACTCAACTTTTTCAAAAGTCGCACCTGGCAGGCCAAACActcacattttttatttgttgaaaaatacgaggtcatgttgacatttttctctctctgtgtctctgcctcccgccctctctctctctaagctaaAATATAATACAATTATACactgtgtataaaacattaagaacacctttctCAGTATTGAATTGCACTCACCCCCCAagttatattagtgttttatttttcatacttttttaaacaaatgttagaatttgttcatccactttgacattacatggtgttttgtgtagatcattgacaaaaatggacaattaaatccatttgaatcccactaaTACAAAATGCGGAAAGGAAAAGGGGTGCTAATAGTTTGAAGGCACTGAGTATATCagatattaggaacaccttcctaatattgagttgaacaatccctctgccctcagaacagcctcaattagttcTGGcgtggactacaaggtgtcgaaagcgttccacagggatgctggcccatgttgactccaatgcttcacacagttgtgtcaagttggctgaatgtcctttggttagtggaccattcttgatacacacgggaaactgttgagcgtgaaaaacccaggaaCGTTTTCCATTCCTTGACACAAATCGGTGTGCCTTAAACCTACCACCATACCCATTGGTGTGGTAATTACATATTTTGTCtagcctattcaccctctgaatggcacacttttttggtttgtgtaaaccatgtctcaattgtctcaagaattaaaaatcattctttaccctgtctccttcctccccttcatctacactgattaaagtggatttaacaagtgacatcaataagaaatcatagctttcacctgggttcacctggtcagtatatgtcatggaaagagcaggtgttcttaatgttttgtatactcagtgtaattATGAATCCAAATGAATGATGTCAACATTTCATCACAGTTGGAAACAAAGATGTGTCAACTCTCAAATGGCAATACAATGCAGACCATAGAGGATACAATTCAGTTTTAATAGAACCATGTGTTTCATTTGCCTTTTCTAAATCACTACAGCTTTTGAACCACATTAACCTATAGCGGAACATGAGCGACATAACTACCCCAGAGCTAGTTACGTTGTGTGACATTTAAGACAATACACTGTCACTCCGATGAAGAATGTGTCTGTTCCAGCTAACGGGGGTTCCCCCTCATTAACGTTTTTAATTAGCACATCAGTGCTTCATCATATAAACAATGCACAGCACTAACGGATCTGAacctggtactgtgtgtgtgtgtgtgtgtgtgtgtgtgtgtgtgtgtgtgtgtgtgtgtgtgtgtgtgtgtgtgtgtgtgtgtgtgtgtgtgtgtgtgtgtgtgtgtgtgtgtgtgtgtgtgtgtgtgtgtgtgtgtgtgtgaataatgaACAATAGGTGCATGCAGTAGCCTTGATTAAACACAGCTACAGCCTTAGCACTAAaatattgtattttgtgtttgctAATGTTTAGGGTTGTTCTGTACTATTATGTGGTGGATATACTAATACATACTATCTAATACACAACTACCGTTCAAagatttggggtcacttagaaatgtccttgtttttgaaagaaaagcacatttttttgtccattaaaataacatcaaattgatcagaaatacagtgtagacattgttattgtgGCAAATTAATTTTGtaactggaaacggcagattgttttattgaatatctacagaggcgtacagaggcccattacagCAACCATCCATccggtgttccaatggcacgttgttagctaatccaagtttatcattttaaaagactagttgatcattagaaaaccctttgcaaGAGGGCAAGtgtattagagtgtctagtttgagaaacagacgcctcacaagtcctcaactggcagcttcattaagcaccagtctcaacgtcaacagtgaaaaggcgactccgggatgctggccttctaggcagagttgcaaagaaaaagccatatctcagactggccaataaaaataaaagattaaaatgggcaaaagaacacaaacactggacagatgaagattggaaaaaagtgttatggacagatgaAGTTTGAGATGTTCAGATAGATGCTGgtggagtgcttgacgccatctgtcaagcatgttGGAGGCAAtgtcatggtctgggggtgctttggtggtggtaaagtgggagatttgtacagggtaaaatggatattgaagaaggaaggctatcactccatttggCAACGCCCTGTGGAcggtgcttaattggagccaatttcctcctacaacaggacaatgacccaaagcacagttCCAAAcgatgcaagaactatttagggaagaagcagtcagctggtattctgtctataatgaagtggccagcacagtcacaggATCTCAACAtgattgagctgttgtgggagcagcttgaccgtatggtacgtaagaagtgcccgtcaagccaatccaacttgtgggaggtgcttcaggatgCATGgagtgaaatctcttcagattacctcaacaagttgacaactagaatgctgcagggctgtaatttctgcaaatggaggattctttgacaaaagccaagtttgaaggacacagttattatttcaattaaaaatcattatttataaccttgtcaacgtcttgactatatttcctattcattttgcaactcatttcatgtatgttttcatggaaaacaaggacatttcttagtgaccccaaacttttgaacggtagtgtacgtaTAAAGTTGCATGAAAACATATGCACATTTATTTACATTGTGTTCTTTTCATGAACATGGACTGCAAGCATTCAGCATCATCACAGATCCATACAGTTACATTCATCATCAGATTTACCATTTTGAAATGACAAATCACTGGTAATATGTGAACTCTCAACTCTTCTCTATATTGGACATTACAGCAATAAGGGCCAAACAAAGTCAGTTCAAACAGTATAGAAAAGTATTATATTATGGAATATCATAATAGCATTGATGCTTTCTCCAGTTTTGGTACTTTATGTTTCAATAACGTAAAGTAGAAGCAGCCTTAAGGCATTGTTGTTATAGAGGCTAGATCCATTTCTGTATCCATGGATACAAGGGCAAtcatgatttgatttgttttcaaccGTATCTTTTGCATGAGACAGGATTACTGAACAGTAGACCAGCAAATGTCTGACTCTTTGGCCAAGTGTTAAATGTAAAGTTGGTATCTGAAGGCCAAGAGATACATCTTTAAAACACTGTCCAAGACGTATCGCAATACATTTTCTTAGTTTCAAGGTATTTTCTGCAGACTTCTCCACAGGGGGAAAACAACATGTGTTCATGACTTCTTGTTTGACACTGGTTGGACTTTCCTACAAAGATAGGGagagaaacaaaaataaaaacattgcctTACTGAGTAACTATTTACGGATATAATGTgtcgaggagaggagaggagagatcatAACTCCATCTTCATTGACTGGGATCCAGACTGAgttagagaaatgtaaccagCCTGGAGTAACAGCTGTACATCAATATGCTTCTTAACAAGTATGCCAGAACAAATGCAAGACTTGAATAGGAGTGGAGGAGGTTACAGAAGCAATGTTAGGATCACTTGAGCTTGATAAAAATGTGATGTGTAAACCCCATTCACTCCTGTGGATGAGATGACAAAACGTATCAGAATGATTCTAATGCATGTAGAGTTTTGGTAACTCACAATGCCAAATAGGaaaactgtatatacacacatatctATTGTCCCTGAGCAGGTCCTGGATATCAATTTTTGTTCAATAAAAGTTGAAAAGAAACTGAAAAGAGACACTGATAGGTTGTGAAATAACTCCCAATACCAACTTTTCTGTATGTAGCCTATTCAATGAATGACAATCACTTaatttgaaataaaaataataaaatgttGTTCAAGGTCTTTGTTGTTCACTTTGTTGTTCAAGGTCAGATAATAGTATCAACAAGTTTCTCTTGAGTtttttctttattctttgttTGCTCCACTTCACCGCATTGGGACTCAGATTGTCTGCctttctacctgtctacctgtctacctgtctgtctgtctgtctgtctgtctgtctgtctgtctgtctgtctgtctgtctgtctgtctgtctgtctgtctgtctgtctgtctgtctgtctgtctgtctgcctttctacctgtctgtctgtctgtatgtctgcctttctacctgtctgtctgtctgtctgtatgtctgcctttctacctgtttgtctgtctggctgcctttctacctgtctgtctgtctgtctgtctgtctgtctgtctgtctgtctgtctgtctgtctgcctttctacctgtttgtctgtctggctgccgttctgtctgtctgtctgtctgtctgtctgtctgtctgtctgtctgtctgtctgtctgtctgtctgtctgtctgtctgcctttctacctgtttgtctgtctggctgcctttctacctgtctgtctgcctttctaCCTTTCTACCTTTctacctttctgtctgtctgtctgtctgtctgtctgtctgtctgtctgtctgtctgtctgtctgtctgtctgtctgtctgtctgtctgtctgtctgtctgtctgtctgtctgtctgcctttctacctgtttgtctgtctggctgcctctctgtctgtctgcctttctacctgtctgtctgtctggctgcctcTCTACGTCATCACATAGATTTGGGGGGTtgaaatttttatttattttatttattttacctttatttaaccaggtaggcaagttgagaacaagttctcatttacaattgcgacctggccaagataaagcaaagcagttcgacagataaaacgacacagagttacacatggagtaaaaacaaacatacagtcaatatatacaatgtgagcaaatgaggtgagaagggaggtaaaggcaaaaaaggccatgatggcaaagtaaatacaatatagcaagtaaaatactggaatggtagttttgcaatggaagaatgtgcaaagtagaaataaaaaataatggggtgcaaaggagcaaaataaataaataaattaaaattaaatacagttgggaaagaggtagttgtttgggctaaattataggtgggctatgtacaggtgcagtaatctgtgagctgctctgacagttggtgcttaaagctagtgagggagataagtgtttccagtttcagagatttttgtagttcgttccagtcattggcagcagagaactggaaggagaggcggccaaagaaagaattggttttgggggtgactagagagatatacctgctggagcgtgtgctacaggtgggagatgctatggtgaccagcgagctgagataaggggggactttacctagcagggtcttgtagatgaggAGTGACAACATTGagtcaaccagtttttgcccagagggctgtctgtctgttagtatgtctgtctcactgtctctactTGTGAAAGCATCACACAACAGCATGATCTCAAATGAACCACAGAGACATATAAAACGTTTAGCTGGAGGTATAGTCCCCTTTATGCATCTCTTGACACGGGTATGGAGACAGGGGTAATTGGGTAGAGCCCTCTTGGCGTCACAGTTTTAGGCACATGTCAATTGAGGTGGAGATCCAGTCGAATTAGCTACACACTCCCACAGCATTGTCTGCTCCTCTCTAGATTAATCACGGTTCATGTTTTCTTGGGCCTCCGTGACGAAACGCACAGGTATAAAAGCGCACCTGGTGACGTTTAGTTGCCAAAGGCGAACAGGCAAGAGGAAGGATTTGGTCTACCTACAGAGCGAAGGGGAGAAGACGAACTACATGAAAATGATTTCAAATATCCAATTTTTCTGTTTAACTGCGCTTGTACTTCTGAATTTGGTCGGAGCCAACCCAATGTCAAACCTACAGGTAAGCTGGTGCGTCATGTGCCAAACTCTCTTGATCATTGCTATTTTTCTGTTCTTCTTATTCCACCAATTCATGATTGATgtgatgtgtgtatatatatatatatatatattattgtaatTGATGAAAGACTGTTTCAAGTGGCTTTAAGTGACATTGAGGTTAATAATTCCATGGTTTCTCTCCGTTAGAGCTTGAAACAGCTTCTGGAGGAGGAGAGTCGTTTACCATATTACGCGTCGGAGGAGATGGGGGTGGATGGGAAAGACTTGAATACAGAGAACATCGCGGAAGAGGTGCCTCCTTGGGACTCCGAAGACGCAAGGAATTCTGCGCTGACGGGAAAGGAGGACGTAATTGCGCGTCTTCTCAATGACATTATGACGACCCCCAAGCGCTCGTGGAGCCGGTTCAAGAAGGGTGGACTGAGAAGCTGCTTCGGCGTCAGGCTAGAGCGAATTGGGTCATTCAGTGGGCTTGGATGCTAAAGGACAGGTATAGTTATCCTCTGCTTCAATCTAACCGAATGGGATTATCCATTCCATCTGTCGCTACAGTATGTTGGAGTTGAATTTATATTATAATAGCTTTATTTGAACTATCAAATAAATGCAGTATTGTTTCTCAAGACCAGCtctatgttttgtgttgtttCTGCAGGGTTTGGGGTGTTGATCAGAGCACAAGAAACTACCCTTACTTGAACTCTTCAACAAGGATGAACCTCTTCACCTCAGAAAGTCTCGACTGAGAGTTTACAATGGCGTTTGTGATGAGATGTATTTAAATTTGTGGTTCGCATTTGGAATATTTAAATGGTTATTATTTTAGAACTGTATACTGATGAATTTTCACTTTTGTCTCTTGGTATAATATACTATTGTTGtatgtatttatctatttattttctTGTAAGAAAAAGAACGTGCAGACTTGCGATAGATTGTAGCCTAATGCGCTGAAATAAATATTTTGCATAATAAATTACTTTGTTGTGAATTTTATTGTCTCCGTCTTTTTTTTACAATCATGGTCTTACATACCGAGACTTACGCTCTCCTCACTCAAGCAAGTGAAGCATCTGTTTCTGACTTGCCAATAACATCATCATAACTGCCAACAGCGGTCAGTAGCCTATCGCAACTTCCTTCTCACCTCTCCATCCTCCAGCTGACCTATTCTTCATCTcccatcctcatcctcctcctcctcctcctctgacccCCAAAGACAAACTATAAACATGACGCCTCAACAGCTACCATCGACTCTACAGAAAATAAGCCTATCCAGTCCAAATAATGGTCCAAACTAAATATTATCTTAAAAGGCAGTCGGTCCGGGCGTCGCACACAATCCTGCTCCCTTATCACTGTCAAGGCGACGGAATGTCAAGCTGAATTATGTCACAACATGCAGTCCTTGATAAGTAAGCTACTATCTGAAGCAAGGGGTCTACATAAAACGGGCCCCTTAGTCATCCCGTCATTAAAACACTGAACGGGATATCTGGAACACCTCAAAAAGACCACGGGATTGTTATCGGAATGGCAAAATGTCATATTTTCCTTGGATATATCGTATTAATAATGACGCACAGTGTGAGCTCGGGAAATCTATATGCCAGTAGGAATGTTCAAGAGTTGGAAAATATGAAGGTAGGACATACAGTTACAAGCAGTACAAAAACATAAAAAAAGGGCAATCAAGTTCATTTAAGTTCTTAGAATTGTGTCATTTCGGCAGACAAAGTGTAACTGGTGACATCAGCATACATTATATGCGCACAGGCCTACATTCTATATTAAAATCACCTTTCAAAGTAATACGTTATGACTATGTGACACTAATACGCGCCATTTGTTCACTTATATGACCTGATCCAGCGGCTCGAGGACAAGTTGACGGTTAACGAGGAAAATGACGTTTATCCGTCAGAGTCTGAGGACGTGGTCGCAGCCCATATGGAGGACATTGAGAACTCGCCCGCGGCGATCCGGGGGCAGAAGGAGAGAATGGTAATCAACGCAGCCAAAATAATTGCCCCCGAAAGCCCTGTGGTGTCACGCCTGAAAGATCTAATCGGTTTGAGGACTGCCAAATCGTTCAACAGCTGTTTCGGTAACCGGATTGAGAGAATCGGCTCGTGGAGTGGACTGGGGTGCAATAACGTCAAGACTGGTATATTTGAAGGCAATTATTTGAGTGGAATGCCTTTAAAAAACGTACAAATAAGCACAAGAATGTAGTatcatgtgaatgtgtgtgcaaaAAGTCCATACTTTGGGGCTAAAAGGTATGCGTAAAATGTATTGGCTTTACGCACGAATTGATTTTACGCATAGCTCTGTCTATTGTAAGACATAACATAAAGGTTGTTGCAAGATCACACACACATCGATATTAACTTCATTACATTATTATAATCAAGAAAGTGCTGTATATTAATTATTCATTGATATAAATTAGGGCTATGACTTGAACTTCTGCATAGTGATGTTCGACAACAATATAACcacaaaaaaatgaaattaaTCAGTTGATTATTATATGACTTGAATTTGTATTTGCAGGTAACAAGAAGAGAATATCTGGGAACTGAATAACAACGTAGGCCTACCCATTCATGGACGTCAAAAAAACTGCGTAATGTCTGACCTCTGTGGAACTCTCCCAGGCATTCTGGGGAATGCATTTTCCCCCCTTCAATCAATAGTCCTAAACTGAGAAATATATATTTCATAAACGAATTTATACTAAATCATTTCGATATTAAAACATGCTAAATTAAATCTCTTAATTTCTGTGTTGGTTGGTTTCTAGACTGTCAGTGACAATTGGACATGCATATTGTATTTCTGCCACGAAAAGGAAAATTTGATTCCTAATCGCACTCTCCAGAAATGCCTAATACAACGCCTTTGTTATGTGTTGGACGCCTGTACAGTATTGTTCACTTGTGTGTATCAAATCGATGTATATGTTTGATCATGTTGTAAGAGGGCATTGTTTGTAATAAATGATTAGATATGGAACCTTTCTTAATTATCATATCAATTATCCAATCATATATTTCTTATGAATTAAATACATTACAGCCTTCTATAGTTGGTCACATTAGtgtcacacagagagaaagataatgAGATCAATTCAAGTCATACCTTCTAATGAACTACTTACTGCAATTACAAGGAATAGTTTATGCGCTGCAATGAAAGCACACGAGGTCCAAATAATCGGAGGATTATTATGATAAAACGATTTATCAACAATATTTCGCATTCTTGTCGTCAAGTAGTATGACACAGTTAATGGATTTGTTCTCATTATAAGCCCAACTATTGCTGTTGGACCAGAAAATTGAAAAGTAAAGTTACTGACACTAAAAAAATGAATGCAAGTTCAGATACAAGAATGTGACAGACGCAGTAGCCTATTATTCCACATCGATATGACACCATTTAATAACGCAACAGAAGTCCAACTTCAAAATGTATATGGTAGGTCTGTAGAGAGAGCATCTGCCCAGGGCCCAGGACACACCACACCTTAGACACACACATTAGCTAAATTATGTCTAAATGATTAAAATGTACTAAAATGCACATGCGAAAGGGACCAGATGTTGGAGCCGCCTTAAGCGCAGTAATTAGCAGGAGGCATCAGGATCAGGTGCAAAACAGTGTCCAGTTTATTATCAGTGAAAGGTGGTTCCAGGTGAATGGAGAAATCCAATTAATATTGAAATAATCTACAAAAGGTATTTACAGAATAAACACTCAAAATACAGGTTTGAATACAAATGAAAAACCTAAGCCTCAATCAGACCTATCCTGCCAAACCAACTATAACAGATTGGATTATAGAGGCTAGGGACAGCTTCCCCACACAGCTCACATACCAGAGCTTGAACATAACTGAAACCCTCAGGTGAAACAGGTATAGCTTTACACCCATGGCCCCTTCCTATGGTCCATACCATTAACCATGGAGCTCTTTACCCAAATATGGCATTAAATCACGTAAGAGGCATTTTCATCATACCCACATTTACATATCCTGTCCTAATAAGCATCTTAAACATTCCTGGCTTATCATCAAAACAGGAATAATTTCAATGAATGAATACATATTTAATAATGATAGTCCTGCAGG of the Oncorhynchus kisutch isolate 150728-3 linkage group LG17, Okis_V2, whole genome shotgun sequence genome contains:
- the LOC109908537 gene encoding ventricular natriuretic peptide-like, with translation MAKCHIFLGYIVLIMTHSVSSGNLYASRNVQELENMKRLEDKLTVNEENDVYPSESEDVVAAHMEDIENSPAAIRGQKERMVINAAKIIAPESPVVSRLKDLIGLRTAKSFNSCFGNRIERIGSWSGLGCNNVKTGNKKRISGN